A part of Prolixibacteraceae bacterium genomic DNA contains:
- a CDS encoding FecR domain-containing protein — translation MSEINSKIYNKLLMDHSFVCYAQGDLEHRQRWDEWIHKHPEYANEVEEAKCVAVSLRFVQTKSNAFSLQQKWEKLKQSIDNVSHQRLLRHLKLWRYAASILVLISLGFVSMYFKQRSEVNEYLTLSSLPIEVQTSTGAPSKVVLPDGTEVWINSSSKLRYPSVFSEKCREVHLEGEAFFHVTKNVTPFVVHAPRCDVKVYGTKFNVDAYPEEDKSVVALKEGSVSISGEEMKEYFLKPGMVAEIKDDQKVDINKVEHLQQYDDWKDGEISFKGRSLIDITDRLGRKFGVEFQYLNPEIGNYTYDLSVTTESLKEILELLEFTAPIKFEHDSVEDRKIIVRKK, via the coding sequence ATGTCAGAAATAAATAGTAAAATATATAATAAACTTTTAATGGATCACTCATTTGTGTGTTATGCACAAGGTGATTTAGAACATCGTCAAAGATGGGATGAGTGGATTCATAAGCACCCAGAGTATGCTAATGAGGTTGAAGAAGCAAAATGTGTTGCTGTGAGCTTAAGATTTGTACAGACTAAAAGTAATGCTTTTAGTCTTCAACAAAAATGGGAGAAGTTGAAGCAGTCTATCGATAATGTCTCTCACCAAAGATTGCTTCGACATCTTAAGTTATGGAGATATGCAGCGTCTATTCTGGTTTTAATTTCATTGGGATTTGTATCGATGTATTTTAAGCAACGAAGTGAAGTCAATGAATATCTTACTCTATCTTCTTTGCCTATAGAGGTTCAAACATCTACTGGTGCTCCATCAAAAGTGGTCCTTCCTGATGGAACGGAAGTGTGGATTAATTCAAGTTCAAAATTACGTTATCCTTCTGTGTTTTCTGAAAAATGTAGAGAGGTGCACTTAGAAGGAGAGGCATTTTTTCATGTGACTAAGAATGTAACTCCCTTTGTTGTTCATGCCCCAAGATGTGATGTAAAGGTGTATGGAACAAAATTTAATGTTGATGCATATCCAGAAGAAGATAAATCGGTTGTGGCCTTGAAGGAAGGAAGTGTTTCTATTTCAGGTGAGGAGATGAAGGAGTATTTCTTAAAGCCAGGTATGGTTGCAGAGATTAAAGATGATCAAAAGGTGGATATAAATAAGGTTGAACATCTTCAACAATATGATGATTGGAAGGATGGAGAGATATCCTTTAAAGGGAGATCACTTATTGATATTACGGATCGATTAGGTCGAAAATTTGGAGTGGAATTTCAATATCTTAATCCTGAAATTGGGAATTATACCTATGACCTAAGTGTGACGACTGAGTCATTAAAAGAGATACTTGAGCTGCTTGAGTTTACAGCACCTATTAAATTTGAACATGATAGTGTAGAGGATCGAAAGATCATTGTACGTAAAAAATAG
- a CDS encoding sigma-70 family RNA polymerase sigma factor, which produces MIDERDAWEKLCKGSSQGLETLFKSYYDELANYGHKISSDATLVDDVIQDLFIYLWDKHASLSKVEKVKSYLFIAFKRRLIKALQKQNKNLDGELQEYHGFELSMEDMLMDSELDQIKSQEVRKALMTLGGKPKEAIYLKFHIGLSIAEMADQLEMNPQSVKNLLHRTYKKLRETISKDLIMLFVSRMISKNKAPNASTEE; this is translated from the coding sequence ATGATAGATGAGAGAGATGCTTGGGAGAAACTTTGTAAAGGTTCCTCGCAAGGGTTAGAGACGCTATTTAAAAGCTATTATGATGAGCTGGCAAATTATGGACACAAAATATCGTCCGATGCCACTTTAGTTGATGATGTAATACAAGACCTTTTTATTTATTTGTGGGATAAACACGCTTCTTTATCTAAAGTGGAGAAGGTGAAAAGTTATCTGTTTATTGCATTTAAACGACGTTTAATCAAAGCTTTACAAAAACAGAATAAGAACTTGGATGGTGAATTACAAGAATATCATGGATTCGAACTCTCCATGGAAGATATGTTGATGGATTCTGAATTGGACCAAATAAAGTCACAAGAAGTGCGAAAGGCACTGATGACTTTAGGAGGCAAACCCAAAGAAGCTATTTATCTCAAGTTTCATATAGGTTTATCGATTGCAGAGATGGCTGATCAACTTGAAATGAATCCACAGAGTGTGAAAAATTTACTTCATCGAACTTATAAGAAACTACGAGAGACTATTTCAAAAGATCTTATTATGCTGTTTGTCAGTAGAATGATTTCAAAAAATAAAGCCCCTAATGCATCTACTGAAGAGTAG
- a CDS encoding SusC/RagA family TonB-linked outer membrane protein, with product MSRLYFSGRVSYALRKGLRKHLMAVSVMAVTMWSMPAMASTFDLDSDIVIQAKQTSLSHVISKIEQMTPYTFVYNKDFVDPSMSLSVDVKEDNIMKVLDKVFEGTDIEYKISGKQVALKKVTKQQKETKVKVSSTIVDEGGLPLPGVNVIVKGTSQGIITSIDGEFTLVCDPNVVLSISFMGYATQEFSLVNSLPAKIVLQEENHNIDEVVITALGIKREKKVLGYSVQEVSGEKLNETSNSNVTGALQGKVAGVQITQSSTGMGGSSKITIRGNSSLGRNNEPLWIVDGVPFNNNSDSGASLYGGYDRGGASVDINPEDIASISVLKGPNAAALYGSRAGNGVILVTTKKGVKKAGLGITYNGSFTWSEMTDQMDIQNQYGQGTNGVYDNKSRYSWGAALDGKEVEAWNGEKRAYSALSNPVQDYFTTGFSQNHNVSMGKQTEEGHYRASLGYVKNEGVFSGNKQEKMSLDINSGMKLAPWFAVNSKVSLVDSKNTNRPIFGNRSEMYQLLNIPTSVSMEDLKQFSSKDEVHRNWYGPDTQIRNPYYTRDALMNEDERLRAFGFFGLTMDFTPEIKLTLKQAFDIHKTGTDEKDRGDGIGKTDVKDIVNDSFVRRESTYREFNSQFLLTGDFESNKSQYGFTFGGNRMYYKSEGLNARTSNLFKGYWLLQGANDLLRSIAYNTLTEKEVQSLYGSAHFTYNGYATIDVTARNDWSSALPEQNNSYFYPSVNLSFVLSEFLEKQDVTIPSFIDFVKFRGSAASAGKDCDPYEIHSLVDIVEKNGKMEFQVPDTRPNDDLKPEISTSYEVGGEVKLFRNRLGLDATYYTTKTENQVMVVDDGVDYKYKTINAGSITNKGLELMLYTTPIRTKDFSMDIDVNYSHNTTNVESLCEGTPKVYLGSTDEYMVKVAAVEGHELGDIESINTFLRNEKGQVVVGENGVPIKDSKSTVIGNIQPDWIGSVRLGLRYKNLSFSGLIDMQKGGDIVSISEAIAANAGVAKITEDRSAFVYPGVKRDGTANTTEISKEQYYRTVGGEQGIAEEFVYDASFVRLKELSVTYSLGAHVLKKTPFSSVKFSFIGRNLGFLSKNTPGSPVGGFNSSIFSQAIDYSSIPNTRTLGFSVKLGF from the coding sequence ATGAGTAGGTTATATTTTTCTGGCAGGGTGAGTTATGCCCTCAGGAAAGGACTTCGTAAACACTTGATGGCTGTTTCTGTAATGGCTGTAACCATGTGGAGTATGCCTGCAATGGCATCAACATTCGATTTAGATTCTGATATTGTGATACAGGCGAAGCAAACTTCCTTGTCGCATGTCATATCTAAGATAGAGCAGATGACTCCTTATACTTTTGTATATAATAAGGATTTTGTGGACCCTAGTATGAGTCTTTCAGTCGATGTGAAAGAGGATAATATTATGAAAGTGCTTGATAAGGTTTTTGAAGGAACTGACATTGAGTACAAGATCTCTGGTAAGCAGGTGGCTTTAAAAAAAGTAACAAAACAGCAGAAGGAGACAAAAGTGAAAGTTTCTTCTACTATTGTGGATGAAGGTGGACTTCCTCTTCCTGGAGTGAATGTTATCGTGAAAGGAACTTCGCAAGGGATTATCACAAGTATAGATGGAGAGTTTACTCTAGTGTGTGATCCAAATGTTGTGTTGAGTATATCATTTATGGGGTATGCTACACAAGAATTCTCTTTAGTTAATAGTCTACCCGCAAAAATTGTTCTACAAGAAGAGAATCACAATATTGATGAAGTAGTGATTACTGCTTTGGGTATTAAGCGTGAGAAGAAGGTGTTAGGTTATTCAGTTCAAGAAGTTTCGGGAGAAAAATTGAATGAAACCTCTAACTCAAATGTAACAGGTGCATTACAAGGTAAAGTTGCAGGAGTACAGATTACACAGTCGAGTACTGGAATGGGTGGTTCTTCTAAAATTACAATTCGTGGAAATAGTTCTTTGGGGCGTAATAATGAGCCTTTATGGATTGTGGATGGAGTTCCTTTTAATAACAACTCTGATTCGGGAGCATCGCTTTATGGTGGTTATGATAGAGGTGGTGCTTCTGTTGATATTAATCCAGAAGATATAGCGTCTATATCTGTGCTGAAAGGGCCAAATGCTGCCGCACTTTATGGATCGCGTGCAGGTAATGGTGTGATCTTAGTTACGACCAAAAAAGGTGTAAAGAAAGCTGGTTTAGGTATTACCTATAACGGTAGTTTTACATGGTCAGAGATGACTGATCAAATGGATATCCAAAACCAATACGGTCAAGGTACCAATGGGGTATATGATAATAAATCTCGTTATAGCTGGGGTGCTGCGTTAGATGGTAAAGAGGTTGAAGCATGGAACGGCGAAAAAAGAGCTTATTCTGCATTAAGCAATCCTGTACAAGATTATTTTACAACTGGCTTCTCTCAGAATCATAATGTTTCTATGGGAAAACAAACTGAAGAAGGACATTATAGGGCTAGTTTAGGGTATGTTAAGAATGAAGGTGTTTTCTCGGGAAATAAGCAGGAGAAGATGTCTTTAGATATTAATAGCGGCATGAAATTGGCTCCTTGGTTTGCAGTGAATTCAAAAGTTTCGTTAGTTGATTCAAAAAATACCAATCGTCCTATTTTCGGTAATAGAAGTGAAATGTACCAACTGTTGAATATACCTACAAGTGTAAGTATGGAGGATTTAAAGCAGTTTTCATCGAAAGATGAAGTTCATCGAAATTGGTATGGTCCAGATACTCAAATTAGAAACCCATACTACACTCGTGATGCTTTAATGAATGAAGATGAAAGACTTCGTGCTTTTGGATTCTTTGGACTAACAATGGATTTCACACCAGAAATTAAGTTGACATTGAAACAAGCTTTTGATATTCACAAAACGGGTACTGACGAAAAAGATCGTGGTGATGGTATTGGGAAAACTGATGTGAAAGATATTGTAAATGATTCATTTGTAAGAAGGGAATCAACCTATCGTGAATTTAATAGTCAATTTTTGTTGACAGGTGATTTTGAGAGTAACAAATCACAATATGGTTTTACTTTTGGAGGAAACCGAATGTATTATAAGAGTGAAGGTCTAAATGCAAGAACTAGTAATTTGTTTAAAGGTTATTGGTTGTTGCAAGGGGCAAATGATCTATTACGTTCAATAGCCTATAATACATTGACCGAAAAAGAGGTGCAGTCTCTGTATGGTTCTGCACATTTTACCTATAATGGATATGCAACGATTGATGTTACAGCACGTAATGATTGGTCTTCTGCACTTCCAGAGCAAAATAATTCTTATTTCTATCCTTCTGTGAATCTAAGTTTTGTGTTGAGTGAGTTCTTGGAGAAGCAGGATGTGACTATACCTTCGTTTATTGACTTTGTTAAGTTTAGAGGGTCTGCAGCTTCAGCAGGTAAAGATTGTGATCCTTATGAAATACATAGTCTAGTAGACATTGTTGAAAAGAATGGTAAGATGGAATTTCAAGTTCCTGATACTAGACCTAACGATGATCTGAAGCCTGAAATAAGTACCTCTTATGAAGTTGGAGGTGAAGTGAAACTTTTCCGTAACAGACTAGGGCTTGATGCCACCTACTATACGACTAAAACTGAGAATCAAGTAATGGTTGTGGATGATGGTGTGGATTATAAGTATAAGACAATCAATGCTGGTAGTATTACCAATAAAGGTTTGGAATTGATGTTATATACAACCCCAATTCGTACCAAGGATTTTAGTATGGATATTGATGTGAATTATTCTCATAATACAACGAATGTTGAAAGCTTATGTGAAGGGACTCCCAAAGTGTATCTTGGAAGTACAGATGAGTATATGGTGAAAGTTGCAGCTGTTGAGGGACATGAATTGGGAGATATTGAATCGATCAATACTTTCTTGCGTAATGAAAAAGGACAGGTAGTTGTTGGAGAGAATGGTGTGCCAATTAAAGACTCTAAGAGTACCGTTATTGGTAATATTCAGCCTGATTGGATTGGTTCCGTTAGATTAGGGTTGAGATATAAAAACCTTAGCTTCTCGGGATTAATTGATATGCAAAAAGGTGGTGATATTGTTTCTATCAGTGAGGCAATAGCTGCCAATGCTGGAGTTGCTAAAATTACAGAAGATCGTAGTGCATTTGTTTATCCAGGAGTCAAAAGAGATGGAACGGCTAACACAACTGAAATTAGTAAAGAACAATATTATCGTACGGTAGGAGGTGAGCAAGGAATTGCTGAAGAGTTTGTTTACGATGCATCTTTTGTTCGATTAAAAGAGTTGTCAGTAACTTATTCTCTAGGAGCCCATGTTCTAAAAAAGACTCCTTTTAGCTCGGTGAAATTTTCGTTTATTGGTCGCAACCTAGGTTTCTTAAGTAAGAATACTCCGGGTTCACCTGTTGGAGGTTTTAATAGTAGTATTTTCTCACAAGCTATTGACTATTCATCGATTCCTAATACACGTACTTTAGGTTTTTCTGTTAAACTAGGTTTCTAA
- a CDS encoding S-adenosylmethionine:tRNA ribosyltransferase-isomerase: MTKNLGVQEISMDQYNYPLPDERIAKYPLSNRSDSMLMFFQDGKMEDRMFKDVADLVPRGSLLVFNNTRVIRARLYFHKSTGAKIEIFCLEPLKPIDYLQSFGETEHCTWKCIVGNAKKWKDGVLTLPVIMADGKEVSLQAEKGEMVGNAREIVFSWNHGYTFSEVLEASGNIPIPPYLHRDTEDSDLQTYQTVYSKIKGSVAAPTAGLHFTEKIIDRLHHAGVDTDEVTLHVGAGTFQPVKSETIGGHEMHTEKIEVSKIFLKNLLAHIKSVIAVGTTSIRTLESLYWMGVKVQQNITLPLEDLHVQQWEPYQELEYVSTEDAISSLILWMERNRLDEIRTSTQIIIAPGYKYRVIRGMFTNFHQPQSTLLLLISAFLGEKWREIYQHALDNNYRFLSYGDSNLYLK, from the coding sequence ATGACAAAAAATTTAGGTGTTCAAGAGATCTCAATGGATCAATACAATTACCCTCTGCCAGATGAGCGTATTGCGAAGTATCCATTGTCTAATAGAAGTGATTCGATGTTGATGTTCTTTCAGGATGGTAAGATGGAAGATCGTATGTTTAAAGACGTCGCAGACCTTGTTCCTCGTGGTAGTTTGCTGGTGTTTAATAATACTAGAGTCATTCGTGCAAGACTATATTTTCATAAGTCAACAGGTGCGAAGATTGAAATTTTTTGTTTGGAACCATTAAAACCTATTGATTATCTGCAATCTTTTGGCGAGACGGAACATTGTACTTGGAAATGTATTGTTGGTAATGCCAAGAAGTGGAAAGATGGGGTTTTAACTCTTCCAGTGATCATGGCAGATGGTAAAGAAGTCTCATTGCAAGCGGAGAAAGGGGAGATGGTAGGCAATGCTAGAGAGATTGTTTTTTCTTGGAACCATGGTTATACCTTTTCGGAAGTTTTAGAGGCATCTGGTAATATTCCGATTCCACCATATTTACATCGTGATACGGAAGATAGTGACCTACAGACATATCAGACTGTCTATTCAAAGATAAAAGGCTCTGTGGCTGCACCTACTGCAGGATTGCACTTTACGGAAAAGATAATTGATCGTTTACATCATGCTGGTGTAGATACAGATGAGGTCACATTACATGTAGGAGCTGGTACATTTCAGCCAGTAAAGAGTGAAACCATTGGCGGTCATGAAATGCACACTGAAAAGATTGAAGTGAGTAAGATATTTTTGAAAAATCTACTTGCACATATCAAATCTGTGATTGCTGTTGGTACTACCTCAATTCGAACCTTAGAATCATTGTATTGGATGGGAGTAAAAGTTCAACAAAATATAACATTACCTCTTGAAGATCTTCATGTACAGCAGTGGGAACCTTATCAGGAACTAGAGTATGTTTCAACCGAGGATGCCATATCCTCATTGATTCTCTGGATGGAACGAAATAGATTAGATGAAATTAGAACTAGTACACAAATAATCATTGCTCCTGGTTATAAATATAGGGTCATTCGTGGAATGTTTACAAATTTTCATCAACCGCAAAGTACTCTATTGTTATTAATTTCAGCATTTTTAGGTGAGAAATGGAGAGAGATTTATCAGCATGCCTTAGATAATAATTATCGTTTTTTGAGTTATGGAGACAGTAATTTATATCTTAAATAA
- a CDS encoding T9SS type A sorting domain-containing protein: protein MILNRILGWRIGLLLLCIFIQPDAIGQEHSHETCHFTTQQDAYWKAHPEAYKAHLKSEKEMQEWIEKYKSKDAVDAGKKYIIPVVFHVFGKNQGGKMVTTELIQEAIRKLNSDFTQRSIGQDQIHPQFKPVLGVLPIEFRLAQVDPDGGVCTGVTFHKVMSGFGHASGYDQQIKKYAWDNKKYMNVYIMHDLYNDGDTNNSGVAWYPSSLMTNDNLARVVYNGAYLASNTSENFRRVLTHEFGHFMNLAHTFQGGCPETNGGDHCNDTPVVDRTHMKVDQLNCLGQLTNTQNFMNYTNDYEMFTKDQVMRMKAALQHPARRPLWQETNLMATGVHDLFVPSMGVSYSTNSFEEDFLNNGAVSTTIDITLLNGLHFIDASLIAATHYTISGIPAGLTPVLNKVSNTKAVLSLKGKALTHDKKSSVSNISLRFEKNAFKEKGQEISSIENNHLSLVFQDPYTQYHYPSSSFRSYAGITQVKFASIDNSSKVTNGTSYFDSHVAVVNQSTSYELMVKMNKHDTAASDSYIIHAWIDTNGDFIFDASEEVVEHVMTFTSADKNGDYVFKQNITIPSDIVKGKKVGLRVFAAFKTRDRATSGYDPQGNYESGEYEDYALTVLPEVATVVPEFSIPNPTILLRHNPTILNLSNSPSSDPIISWYWELEGATPSVFEGKKPKGIIYDKVGRYNVSLEVTTQSGIKKRITKKNAIQVEVNYCTPSTQYATYCGITKVQIGNMTHYSRNWARYTDYHEEKEVTVKAGSEVPFEIMLDKGKAGKADINGVHIWADWDHNSSFDANELIYQKDVSVKNFKKNEYTVSGTIMVPVDAVIETSRIRVMVYYRGESANVIASPCDVIESGEIEDYGLITVPSEQRASVDFSASSTSLVLGDKVQFTDLSRVVNGAKVVSRKWTFDGGTPYQSEEQNPLVIYKNEGLYDVTLDVVLGNGKSLQLKRDNYIESSYRVCEVKEQWGTKYGHIETVNVNEIQHIVPQDQIPAYSDLIISKVVRVRPDGLIKWSCLCSKGESSDNDAIGFKLFLDANRNGFDPDDQIFYDHFQVKDVAEGQIFNGEYMIPADMPNGQIVALRFLAYHEGSYGYKKFDVRPCDRLDSGNGVDIGVIKTDKGSTASVDISFERDLSVYPNPVKNILNILSRMSNLEKIQVFNMEGVMVFSKLCHHKHLKVSMSSLPSGVYMLKVSTSSGEYHQKFIKE from the coding sequence ATGATTTTAAACAGAATTTTGGGGTGGCGTATTGGATTGCTATTGTTATGCATCTTTATACAACCAGACGCCATTGGACAAGAGCATTCACACGAAACCTGTCACTTCACAACACAGCAGGACGCCTATTGGAAGGCACATCCAGAAGCATATAAAGCACATTTGAAGTCCGAAAAGGAAATGCAGGAATGGATCGAGAAGTATAAGTCGAAAGATGCTGTCGATGCTGGAAAAAAATATATTATCCCTGTGGTTTTTCATGTGTTTGGAAAAAACCAAGGCGGTAAAATGGTTACGACAGAATTGATCCAAGAAGCGATAAGAAAGTTAAACAGTGATTTCACCCAACGATCTATAGGTCAAGATCAAATTCATCCTCAATTTAAGCCTGTTCTAGGTGTATTACCCATTGAGTTTAGGCTTGCACAAGTAGATCCAGATGGGGGTGTTTGTACTGGGGTCACGTTTCATAAAGTGATGTCAGGCTTCGGTCATGCATCAGGATATGATCAGCAGATAAAGAAGTATGCGTGGGATAACAAGAAATATATGAATGTTTACATCATGCATGACCTATATAATGATGGAGACACAAACAATTCAGGAGTAGCATGGTATCCTAGCTCTTTGATGACCAACGATAATCTTGCTCGTGTAGTTTATAATGGGGCCTATTTAGCTTCGAATACAAGTGAAAATTTCAGGCGAGTGTTGACCCATGAGTTTGGGCATTTCATGAACCTAGCACATACATTTCAGGGAGGTTGTCCAGAAACGAATGGTGGAGACCATTGTAATGATACTCCGGTGGTAGATAGAACCCACATGAAGGTCGATCAATTGAATTGCTTAGGGCAGTTGACCAACACTCAGAATTTCATGAACTATACCAACGATTATGAGATGTTTACCAAAGATCAGGTGATGCGAATGAAAGCAGCATTGCAACATCCTGCAAGAAGACCTTTGTGGCAAGAGACCAATCTGATGGCAACGGGAGTACACGACCTTTTTGTTCCAAGTATGGGGGTGAGTTATAGTACGAATAGTTTTGAAGAGGACTTTCTAAACAATGGTGCTGTTTCAACAACTATTGATATAACCCTATTAAATGGGCTACACTTTATTGACGCGAGTCTTATCGCGGCTACGCATTATACGATCAGTGGGATTCCTGCAGGATTAACTCCTGTATTGAATAAAGTGTCTAATACCAAAGCGGTTCTATCTCTGAAAGGTAAAGCATTGACCCATGATAAAAAAAGTAGTGTTTCCAATATATCTTTACGTTTCGAGAAGAATGCCTTTAAGGAAAAGGGACAGGAAATATCTTCGATTGAAAATAATCACCTTTCATTGGTTTTTCAAGATCCATACACCCAATATCATTATCCTTCTTCTAGTTTTAGATCTTATGCAGGGATTACACAAGTGAAATTTGCGAGTATCGATAATAGTTCAAAAGTGACCAATGGTACAAGTTATTTCGATAGTCATGTGGCTGTCGTGAACCAAAGCACATCCTATGAGCTAATGGTCAAAATGAATAAGCATGATACTGCAGCTTCAGATTCTTATATTATTCACGCATGGATCGATACAAACGGCGATTTCATATTCGATGCGAGTGAAGAAGTCGTAGAACATGTCATGACTTTTACGAGTGCAGATAAGAATGGCGATTATGTGTTTAAGCAAAATATAACCATTCCGAGTGATATCGTAAAAGGGAAGAAGGTTGGGTTAAGAGTGTTTGCTGCATTTAAGACCCGTGATAGAGCCACAAGTGGTTACGATCCTCAGGGGAATTATGAGAGTGGTGAGTACGAAGATTATGCATTAACTGTATTGCCCGAAGTGGCAACTGTTGTTCCAGAGTTTAGTATACCAAACCCAACGATTCTACTTAGACATAATCCTACTATTTTAAACCTAAGTAATAGCCCTAGCTCAGATCCTATTATTTCATGGTATTGGGAATTGGAAGGTGCAACTCCATCTGTCTTTGAAGGGAAAAAGCCCAAAGGTATTATCTATGATAAAGTTGGTCGTTATAATGTGTCTCTAGAGGTAACTACTCAGTCTGGAATTAAGAAACGTATTACTAAGAAAAATGCCATACAGGTAGAGGTAAATTATTGTACCCCTTCAACACAATATGCGACGTATTGCGGAATAACAAAAGTACAAATAGGTAATATGACCCACTATAGTCGTAATTGGGCACGCTATACGGATTACCATGAGGAGAAAGAGGTTACAGTGAAGGCAGGCTCAGAAGTTCCTTTTGAAATTATGTTGGATAAGGGGAAAGCTGGAAAAGCAGATATTAATGGAGTTCATATTTGGGCTGATTGGGATCATAATAGTTCATTTGATGCTAATGAATTGATATATCAAAAGGATGTATCTGTAAAGAACTTTAAGAAAAATGAGTATACGGTTAGTGGAACTATAATGGTACCTGTTGATGCTGTGATCGAAACATCTAGGATTAGAGTAATGGTTTACTATCGAGGAGAATCTGCAAATGTAATTGCATCTCCGTGTGATGTGATTGAAAGTGGTGAAATCGAAGATTATGGATTGATTACAGTTCCATCTGAACAAAGAGCTTCTGTTGATTTTTCAGCCAGTAGCACCTCTCTAGTTCTTGGCGATAAGGTTCAGTTTACAGATCTTTCGAGAGTCGTTAATGGAGCAAAAGTAGTCTCAAGAAAATGGACATTTGATGGGGGAACCCCTTATCAGTCTGAGGAGCAAAATCCTTTGGTAATCTATAAAAATGAAGGATTGTATGATGTAACACTTGATGTGGTGCTTGGAAATGGTAAATCATTACAACTTAAGAGAGATAACTATATTGAATCTTCTTATCGAGTTTGTGAAGTGAAAGAGCAGTGGGGAACAAAGTATGGTCATATAGAAACAGTGAATGTAAATGAGATTCAACATATTGTTCCACAAGATCAAATACCTGCATATAGTGATCTGATTATAAGTAAGGTTGTTCGGGTTCGACCTGATGGACTTATTAAATGGAGTTGCTTGTGTTCTAAGGGAGAGAGTAGTGATAATGATGCGATAGGGTTTAAACTCTTTTTAGATGCAAATCGTAATGGTTTTGATCCAGATGATCAGATCTTTTATGATCATTTCCAAGTTAAGGATGTCGCGGAAGGACAGATTTTTAATGGCGAATATATGATACCTGCAGATATGCCTAATGGTCAAATTGTGGCATTACGGTTTTTGGCATATCATGAAGGTAGTTATGGTTATAAGAAATTTGATGTGAGACCTTGTGATAGGTTAGATTCAGGAAATGGTGTTGATATTGGTGTGATCAAAACGGATAAAGGTTCAACAGCATCTGTCGATATTTCATTCGAAAGAGACTTGAGTGTCTATCCTAATCCCGTGAAGAATATATTAAATATTTTATCTCGAATGTCCAATCTGGAGAAGATTCAGGTTTTCAATATGGAAGGAGTTATGGTATTTAGTAAATTGTGTCATCATAAACATTTAAAAGTATCAATGAGTAGTTTGCCTTCAGGGGTATATATGTTAAAAGTTTCTACAAGCTCAGGTGAATATCATCAAAAGTTTATTAAAGAGTAA